In a genomic window of Aeromonas veronii:
- a CDS encoding insulinase family protein, which yields MSPYASPNDHRQYHFLELANRLRVLLICDPETDKSAASLAVNTGHFDDPADRQGMAHFLEHMLFLGTATYPKPGEYQQFMSRHGGSNNAWTGTEFTNFFFEIDNGFFEAGLDRFSQFFICPTFDPEWVDKERNAVDSEYRLKLQDDMRRSYQVHKETVNPAHPFSKFSVGNLDTLADLPGRDLRSDLIRFYESHYSADRMALVMISPESIDTQLQWCCRYFAPILNRNLGTPTLTMPLYRLDDLGVHIHINPVKETRKLSLSFPLPNVDAFYDKKPLTFLSHLIGYEGDGSLLSLLKAKGWVNQLSAGGGISGANFKDFGVNFGLTPLGLEHVDDILAALFGYLKLIGREGLQSWRYDEKRTVLESAFRFQERGRPLDTVSGLVLNLFSYQPEDLLYGDYMMREYDEGLIRRFLAKLTPHNLRITITAPEVATDRLARWYQTPYSVTTITEAEKIRWQQSEPDPALALPKPNPFISSRLDPRTPELAADMPACLIDRPGFRLWHLHEHLFSVPKGNLYISIDSEHAVKNPRNIAMARLAVELLADHLNALTYPAELAGLGYQIYAHQGGFTINLSGFADKQPLLLDMILGNRTLGYPDPGRFAEIKEQLIRNWDNQSKARPISQLFNQLTSLLQPNNPPFEQLLRHLRTVELEEMPGFVAQLFGEVHVEALVHGDWTAAEALELAALMERHLSDINGTSSKPSGETRRPLISIQDRGTLIREQGCDHEDSALLVYYQSRTTRARDLACFTLANHIMSSTFFHELRTRQQLGYVVGAGNLPLNRHPGLIFYIQSPVAGPQILLDAVEEFIDLFPLAMLEFTEQQWQESKAGLQAQLSERDANLRSRGQRLWVSIGNKDLGFDQRERVCEEVGKLSRADLVRFITQLRSRTSDRLILCSYGQGHEHDERITGQFIDDPRAFRLNAATFEA from the coding sequence ATGAGCCCATATGCCAGTCCCAATGACCATCGGCAATACCATTTTCTGGAGCTGGCCAACCGGCTCAGGGTCTTGTTGATTTGTGATCCCGAAACCGACAAATCCGCCGCCTCGCTGGCGGTCAATACCGGCCATTTTGACGATCCTGCCGACCGGCAGGGGATGGCCCATTTTCTGGAACACATGCTTTTTCTCGGCACCGCCACTTACCCCAAGCCAGGTGAATACCAGCAATTTATGAGCCGTCATGGCGGCAGCAACAACGCCTGGACCGGCACCGAATTCACCAACTTCTTCTTCGAGATCGACAACGGCTTCTTCGAAGCAGGGCTGGATCGCTTCTCCCAGTTCTTTATCTGCCCCACCTTTGATCCCGAGTGGGTGGACAAGGAGCGCAACGCGGTCGACTCAGAGTATCGCCTCAAGCTGCAGGACGACATGCGCCGCAGCTATCAGGTGCATAAAGAGACGGTTAATCCGGCGCACCCCTTCTCAAAATTCTCGGTGGGCAACCTCGATACCCTGGCCGATCTGCCGGGACGGGATCTGCGCTCCGACCTTATCCGGTTTTACGAAAGCCACTACAGCGCGGATCGCATGGCGCTGGTGATGATCTCGCCGGAATCCATCGATACCCAGTTGCAGTGGTGCTGTCGCTACTTTGCTCCCATTTTGAATCGCAATTTGGGAACCCCGACCCTCACCATGCCGCTCTACCGGCTCGATGATCTCGGCGTGCACATCCACATCAATCCGGTCAAGGAGACCCGCAAGCTGTCGCTGAGCTTCCCCTTGCCCAACGTGGACGCGTTTTACGACAAAAAACCCCTCACCTTCCTGAGCCATCTGATTGGTTATGAGGGGGATGGCAGCCTGCTCTCCCTGCTCAAGGCGAAAGGCTGGGTCAACCAGCTCTCGGCGGGCGGTGGCATCAGTGGCGCCAACTTCAAGGATTTTGGCGTCAACTTCGGCCTGACCCCTCTGGGCCTTGAGCATGTGGACGACATCCTCGCCGCCCTGTTTGGCTATCTGAAACTGATTGGCCGCGAAGGGCTGCAGAGCTGGCGCTACGACGAAAAACGCACCGTGCTCGAATCGGCATTCCGCTTTCAGGAGCGCGGCCGCCCCCTCGATACCGTATCCGGGTTGGTGCTCAACCTCTTTAGCTACCAACCTGAGGATCTGCTCTACGGCGACTACATGATGCGCGAATATGACGAGGGGCTGATCCGCCGCTTCCTCGCCAAGCTCACCCCGCACAACCTGCGTATCACCATCACTGCGCCGGAAGTGGCGACCGATCGGCTGGCCCGCTGGTATCAGACCCCCTACAGCGTGACGACCATTACCGAGGCCGAGAAAATTCGCTGGCAGCAGAGCGAGCCGGATCCGGCGCTGGCGCTACCCAAGCCCAACCCCTTTATCAGCAGTAGGCTCGATCCGCGTACGCCCGAGCTTGCCGCCGACATGCCCGCCTGTCTTATCGATCGCCCCGGTTTTCGCCTCTGGCACCTCCATGAGCACCTGTTCAGCGTGCCCAAGGGCAATCTCTACATCTCCATCGACAGCGAACATGCGGTCAAAAATCCGCGCAATATCGCCATGGCGCGCCTTGCCGTGGAGCTGTTGGCCGACCATCTCAACGCCCTCACCTATCCGGCGGAGCTGGCGGGGCTGGGCTATCAGATCTATGCCCATCAGGGGGGCTTTACCATCAACCTGAGCGGTTTTGCCGACAAGCAGCCGCTGTTGCTCGACATGATCCTCGGCAACCGCACCCTGGGGTATCCGGATCCGGGTCGCTTCGCCGAGATCAAGGAGCAGCTCATCCGCAACTGGGACAACCAGTCCAAGGCGCGCCCCATCTCCCAGCTCTTTAACCAGCTCACCAGTTTGCTGCAACCGAACAACCCGCCGTTCGAGCAGTTGCTGCGTCACCTGCGCACCGTCGAGCTGGAGGAGATGCCCGGCTTCGTGGCCCAGCTGTTTGGCGAGGTGCATGTCGAGGCGCTGGTACACGGCGACTGGACTGCCGCCGAAGCGCTGGAGCTGGCCGCCCTGATGGAGCGCCACCTGAGCGATATCAATGGCACCAGCAGCAAGCCGAGCGGCGAGACCCGCCGCCCGCTCATCTCCATTCAGGACAGGGGCACCCTTATTCGCGAGCAGGGTTGCGATCACGAAGACTCGGCACTGCTGGTCTACTACCAGTCCCGCACTACCCGGGCGCGGGATCTCGCCTGCTTCACTCTGGCGAACCACATCATGTCCTCTACTTTCTTCCATGAGCTGCGCACCCGCCAGCAACTGGGGTATGTGGTGGGCGCTGGCAACCTGCCCCTCAATCGCCACCCGGGCCTGATCTTCTATATCCAGTCGCCGGTGGCGGGGCCGCAGATCCTGCTCGATGCGGTGGAGGAGTTTATCGATCTCTTCCCGCTCGCCATGCTCGAATTCACCGAGCAGCAGTGGCAGGAGAGCAAGGCGGGGCTGCAAGCCCAGCTGAGCGAACGGGATGCCAATCTGCGCAGTCGCGGCCAGCGGTTGTGGGTCAGCATCGGCAACAAGGATCTGGGGTTCGATCAGCGGGAACGGGTCTGCGAAGAGGTGGGCAAGTTGAGCCGCGCCGATCTGGTGCGCTTTATCACCCAGCTGCGCTCGCGCACCTCCGATCGGCTGATCCTCTGCAGCTATGGTCAGGGACACGAACATGACGAGCGGATCACCGGCCAGTTTATCGACGATCCACGGGCATTTCGGCTCAATGCCGCCACCTTCGAGGCCTGA